One region of Carbonactinospora thermoautotrophica genomic DNA includes:
- a CDS encoding GmrSD restriction endonuclease domain-containing protein, which yields MPVEKTQKSIASLVGEISRGEIRLPEIQRAYVWKPTQVAKLVESLYRGYPTGSLLFWRTDETPETRAVAADAPVAKPAMLPLYLLDGQQRLTSLYRVFTDHPEAQIVFNVETEAFQNQSAATKKDPRWVKVYDVVGPDADLLDVLGRLAEQNPQLDRKEIGRRLQQLAAISKYEYHMEVLTGFPYQEIAQIFVRVNSGGRSLKTTDLALATLSARWPGVLAKLEAEAERWAAKGYGDLDVTFLTRALTGAVLGRGLSAWSHGRLAAATDEELERGWQTVRRGLEHLVPLLQNNLGVTHSQLMPSHVVLIPLIVLLGERPDEPLDPETAKGLLYFFLVATIRNRYSGSTDTLLGQDIPAARSAEPVKALLANLGVVGSPVVVTEQMLAGRSVGSPYFFLSFLVTQDNKATDWWYRTKISAGGEGSQKLQYHHIHPQATLKKAYTKAQINDLANLAFISAKANMKIRDRSPADYFQELDPQELEAHYVPTGEELRTPEAYLAFLAARRKLLAEAMTRFLDRFRPSWLKTAAVQPADNLDGCSVEFTLYASNWERSRLHVVARRQDTVWEALLDAEEVEAAVNDVAEGLDSDVTIGDEKVPLRVVEDAVELPLGPFVLVGTPAEWKGVLERERQESRPVSECPVVTSTQWIGDPLRFPVVNTE from the coding sequence GTGCCGGTCGAGAAGACGCAGAAGAGCATCGCCTCGCTCGTCGGGGAGATCTCCCGTGGGGAGATCAGGCTCCCGGAGATCCAGCGGGCGTACGTGTGGAAACCGACCCAGGTGGCGAAGCTCGTGGAGTCGCTGTACCGCGGCTACCCGACGGGCTCGCTGCTTTTCTGGCGCACGGACGAGACACCCGAGACGCGGGCGGTCGCGGCGGACGCGCCCGTCGCGAAGCCCGCGATGCTCCCGCTGTACCTGCTGGACGGGCAGCAGCGGCTCACCTCGCTGTACCGAGTGTTCACCGACCACCCCGAGGCGCAGATCGTCTTCAACGTCGAGACCGAAGCGTTCCAGAACCAGAGCGCGGCGACGAAGAAGGATCCCCGCTGGGTGAAGGTCTACGACGTGGTGGGTCCCGACGCGGACCTGCTGGACGTCCTCGGCCGGCTGGCGGAGCAGAACCCGCAGCTGGACCGCAAGGAGATCGGCCGGCGCCTGCAGCAGCTCGCGGCGATCTCCAAGTACGAGTACCACATGGAGGTGCTGACCGGCTTCCCGTACCAGGAGATCGCGCAGATCTTCGTGCGGGTCAACAGCGGGGGTCGCTCGCTCAAGACCACGGACCTCGCCCTGGCGACCCTGTCGGCCCGCTGGCCCGGGGTGCTCGCGAAGCTGGAGGCGGAAGCCGAGCGCTGGGCCGCCAAGGGGTACGGGGATCTGGACGTCACCTTCCTGACCCGCGCGCTGACCGGCGCCGTGCTCGGCCGAGGCCTGTCGGCCTGGTCCCACGGCCGGCTGGCGGCGGCAACCGACGAGGAGCTGGAGAGAGGCTGGCAGACGGTCCGCCGCGGGCTGGAACACCTGGTCCCGCTGCTCCAGAACAACCTCGGGGTGACGCACAGCCAGCTCATGCCGTCGCACGTCGTGCTGATCCCCCTGATCGTGCTGCTCGGGGAGCGCCCGGACGAGCCCCTCGACCCCGAGACGGCCAAGGGCCTGCTGTACTTCTTCCTGGTCGCGACCATCCGCAACCGGTACAGCGGCTCGACGGACACGCTGCTCGGCCAGGACATCCCCGCCGCGCGCAGCGCGGAGCCGGTCAAGGCCCTGCTCGCCAACCTCGGCGTGGTCGGGTCGCCGGTCGTCGTGACTGAGCAGATGCTCGCCGGGCGCTCGGTTGGCAGCCCGTACTTCTTTCTCAGCTTCCTGGTGACGCAGGACAACAAGGCCACCGACTGGTGGTACCGGACCAAGATCTCCGCCGGTGGGGAGGGCAGCCAGAAGCTCCAGTACCACCACATCCACCCGCAGGCCACCCTGAAGAAGGCCTACACCAAGGCGCAGATCAACGACCTGGCCAATCTCGCCTTCATCTCCGCCAAGGCGAACATGAAGATCAGAGATCGTTCGCCGGCCGATTACTTCCAGGAGCTGGACCCGCAAGAGCTCGAAGCGCACTACGTCCCCACGGGGGAAGAGCTGCGCACCCCGGAGGCCTATCTCGCCTTCCTGGCCGCCCGGCGCAAGCTGCTGGCCGAGGCCATGACGCGCTTCCTGGACCGGTTCCGCCCCTCGTGGCTGAAGACGGCAGCGGTGCAGCCCGCTGACAACCTGGATGGTTGCTCGGTGGAGTTCACCCTGTACGCCAGCAACTGGGAGCGTTCCCGCCTGCACGTCGTTGCTCGGCGTCAGGACACGGTTTGGGAGGCGTTGCTCGACGCCGAGGAGGTGGAGGCGGCCGTCAACGACGTGGCAGAGGGCCTCGACTCGGACGTCACGATCGGGGACGAGAAGGTGCCTCTCCGCGTGGTCGAAGATGCGGTCGAGCTGCCGCTCGGCCCGTTCGTGCTTGTGGGCACCCCCGCGGAGTGGAAAGGCGTGCTCGAACGGGAGCGCCAGGAGAGCCGCCCTGTCTCGGAGTGTCCCGTGGTCACGTCCACACAGTGGATCGGTGACCCGCTGCGGTTCCCCGTCGTCAACACCGAATGA